In Microtus ochrogaster isolate Prairie Vole_2 chromosome 4, MicOch1.0, whole genome shotgun sequence, one genomic interval encodes:
- the Lcn8 gene encoding epididymal-specific lipocalin-8, whose protein sequence is MEARLLRTVWGLFLLYLLQAESASSVDLVPEKIAGFWKEVAVTSEQNLVLKTQRRVEGLFLTFSGRNITVKAVYNSSGSCMTETSVGSGRDTVGEFAFPGQRKIYVLDTDYEHYTILKLSLLWQGRNFHVLKYFTRSLETEDEPGFWRFREMTADQGLYMLTRHGRCAELLRELVRWRSALLDILGFPVSNTIRIHYLHNLTVTAHTPEVDTITHFADRDSQAQGTSALPKSGNRGARDWSE, encoded by the exons ATGGAAGCCAGGCTGCTGAGGACCGTCTGGGGACTCTTCCTGCTGTACCTGCTGCAGGCAGAGTCTGCAAGTAGTGTGGACTTAGTGCCAGAGAAG ATTGCAGGGTTCTGGAAGGAAGTGGCTGTGACTTCTGAGCAGAACCTGGTGCTGAAGACTCAGAGGAGGGTAGAGGGCTTGTTCCTCACCTTCAGTGGAAGGAACATCACTGTGAAGGCTGTGTACAACAG CTCAGGAAGCTGCATGACAGAAACATCAGTGGGTTCAGGAAGAGACACTGTTGGGGAATTTGCTTTTCCTG GCCAAAGGAAGATCTATGTGCTGGACACGGACTATGAACACTACACCATCCTCAAGTTGTCACTGCTCTGGCAGGGTAGAAACTTCCATGTACTCAAGTACTTCA CTCGGAGCCTTGAGACTGAGGATGAGCCAGGCTTCTGGAGGTTTCGGGAAATGACAGCCGACCAAGGCCTTTACATGCTGACCCGACATG GGAGGTGTGCTGAGCTCCTGAGAGAG CTGGTGAGATGGCGTTCAGCTCTGTTGGATATCTTGGGGTTTCCTGTGTCTAACACCATCCGAATCCACTACCTACACAACCTCACTGTCACAGCCCACACCCCAGAGGTTGACACTATAACCCACTTTGCAGATAGAGACTCCCAGGCTCAGGGAACCAGTGCTTTGCCAAAATCAGGCAACAGGGGTGCCAG GGACTGGTCTGAATAG